Proteins encoded in a region of the Thunnus thynnus chromosome 8, fThuThy2.1, whole genome shotgun sequence genome:
- the ivns1abpa gene encoding influenza virus NS1A-binding protein homolog A gives MIPNGYLIFEDESFLDSTVAKMNALRKSGQFCDVRLQVCGHELMAHRAVLACCSPYLFEIFNSDIEPHGVSHVTFEDLDPEAVEILLNYAYTAQLKADKERVKEVYSAAKRFKMERVKQICGDYLLSKMDSQNAISFRNFASSMGDARVLAKVDAYIQDHLLEVSEQDDFLKLPRLKLEVMLEDNLTLPSNGKLYSKVLNWVQRSLWENGDQLERLMEEVQTLYYSPDHKLVDGGLVIEGHSEVFGGEEDHLQFVQKKPVRESTQRQMSCSSSGSLSPSNQAANAPKQTARREWKYIASEKTTNNNYLCLAVLDGMLCVIFLHGRSSPQTSPSATPCLMKSLSFEAQPEELEEHPLSPMHYARSGLGTAALNGRLIAAGGYNREECLRTVECYDPKEDRWTFIAPMRTPRARFQMAVLMGQLYVIGGSNGHSDELSCGETYDPRADEWAQVPELRTNRCNAGVCSLNNKLYVVGGSDPCGQKGLKNCDAFDPVTKTWSNCASLNIRRHQAALCELDGFMYVIGGAESWNCLNTVERYNPENNTWTLIAPMNVARRGAGVAVHAGKLFVVGGFDGSHALRCVEVYDPARNEWRMLGSMTSSRSNAGVAMLGDSIYAVGGFDGNEFLNTLEVYNPETDEWNDCTQAPSPLSD, from the exons ATGATTCCAAATGGTTATTTGATCTTTGAGGATGAAAGTTTCCTGGATTCCACCGTGGCCAAAATGAACGCTCTGAGAAAGAGTGGTCAGTTCTGCGACGTTAGACTGCAG GTGTGTGGTCATGAGCTGATGGCTCATCGTGCTGTCCTGGCTTGCTGCAGTCCCTACTTGTTTGAGATCTTTAACAGTGACATTGAGCCTCATGGAGTCTCTCATGTCACTTTTGAGGACTTGGACCCAGAGGCTGTGGAGATTTTACTCAACTACGCCTACACTGCCCA GCTTAAGGCAGACAAAGAACGGGTCAAAGAAGTTTACTCTGCAGCCAAAAGGTTCAAGATGGAGCGAGTCAAACAG ATTTGTGGTGACTACCTGCTGTCTAAGATGGATTCCCAGAACGCCATCTCCTTTCGTAACTTTGCCAGCTCTATGGGAGATGCCAGAGTTTTGGCCAAGGTGGACGCCTACATCCAGGATCATCTACTGGAAGTGTCTGAACAGGATGACTTCCTCAAACTTCCCCGCCTCAAG ttaGAAGTAATGCTAGAAGACAACCTGACCCTGCCCAGCAATGGCAAACTTTACTCAAAAGTGCTCAACTGGGTACAGCGTAGCCTTTGGGAGAACGGAGACCAACTGGAACGACTGATGGAGGAG GTGCAAACGCTGTACTACTCACCTGACCATAAGCTGGTGGATGGAGGGCTGGTGATTGAGGGGCACAGTGAGGTGTTTGGTGGCGAGGAGGACCACCTTCAGTTTGTGCAG AAGAAACCCGTACGGGAGAGCACCCAGAGACAGATGAGCTGCAGCTCTTCAGGAAGCCTGTCGCCCTCCAACCAAGCAGCAAATGCCCCTAAACAGACCGCCAGGAGAGAGTGGAAGTACATCGCCTCTGAGAAGACTACAA ACAACAACTACCTGTGCCTGGCTGTGCTGGATGGGATGTTGTGTGTGATCTTCTTGCACGGTCGCAGCAGCCCTCAGACCTCTCCCTCTGCCACCCCCTGCCTGATGAAGAGCCTCAGCTTCGAGGCCCAGcctgaggagctggaggagcacCCGCTCTCACCCATGCATTACGCTCGCTCCGGCCTGGGCACCGCAGCCCTGAACGGAAGACTCATCGCGGCAG GAGGTTACAACAGAGAGGAATGTCTGAGGACTGTGGAGTGTTACGATCCCAAAGAGGACCGCTGGACCTTCATCGCTCCCATGCGAACTCCAAGGGCTCGCTTCCAGATGGCTGTGCTCATG GGTCAGCTCTATGTGATTGGAGGTTCGAATGGACATTCTGACGAGCTGAGCTGTGGGGAGACATACGATCCACGCGCTGATGAGTGGGCTCAGGTGCCAGAGCTCAGGACAAACCGCTGCAATGCAG GTGTCTGCTCCTTGAACAACAAACTCTATGTTGTTGGTGGGTCAGACCCCTGCGGGCAGAAGGGCCTGAAGAACTGTGATGCTTTTGACCCTGTGACCAAGACCTGGTCCAACTGTGCCTCCCTCAACATCA GGAGACACCAGGCAGCACTGTGTGAGTTGGATGGCTTCATGTACGTGATTGGAGGAGCAGAGTCGTGGAACTGCCTGAACACTGTGGAACGCTACAACCCTGAGAACAACACCTGGACCCTGATAGCCCCCATGAATGTGGCTCGCAGGGGAGCCGGCGTTGCTGTCCATGCTG GCAAATTGTTTGTCGTTGGTGGCTTCGACGGCTCCCACGCGCTCCGCTGCGTGGAGGTGTACGACCCCGCCCGCAACGAGTGGAGGATGCTGGGCAGCATGACATCTTCACGCAGCAATGCGGGTGTGGCCATGCTGGGCGACTCCATCTACGCCGTGGGCGGCTTCGACGGAAACGAGTTCCTCAACACGCTGGAGGTGTACAACCCCGAGACGGACGAGTGGAACGACTGCACCCAGGCCCCGTCTCCCCTCTCCGACTGA